The stretch of DNA GCGAACGCTTGGTGGAAGAATATTACGGACAGTTTATTACCGCGGCAAAGGCCGGCGGCATGGCCGCGGTTTGCGACATGGAACACTGGAAAGAACGCATCAAAGCCCGCCCAGCCAATCGCGACGCGCTGATGACGATGAACCCGGCGCGCTTCGTCGAAGTCATGTCGCGCTGGCGCGAATATTTTCTCAGCGGCGCCGACCTGCCGGTCATCGGCGCGACCGAAGCGGATCTGCGCTCGATCAAAGTTCCCGCCTGCATCGTCCCAGGCAACGATCTGACCCACGGCCAAAAAACCGGCGAGACCCTCGGAGGTTTACTGCCAAGCAGCGAAGTCCATGTGCTGTTTCCCAAACACTACGACCAGCCACTGGCGCCGCGCGAACAATGGGATGAAAAAGCCGGCGCAATGGCCGAACTGTTCAGCGACTTTCTCAAGCGCCACGCGCCGCTGCGCGCGTAAATTGTAACGCGGTCACAATCGGGCGTAGGGGCTAAGTATGCTGCGCCCTTCCTCGCCGCCACCGGCAGAGAAAGCTTTCAACCACGAAAGGCAGGAAAACGGATTCCTAAATTTCGTGTGTTTCGTGGTTAAAACATCTTCAATCCGAAACCCCAGAACACAGTAAACCTTGCGCAGTCATTATTGCGCGCGTAAAGTCGATGCGCGCAAACTGAAGCCAATTTCTTTTATCGAGGCAAAATCATGGCCGATCAAAACCCCTTTGCCGCAATTCCCGACGGACTCAAAACCACCGCCGCGGCGGCGCAATTCGTCGAAGAGATTACTTTCGCAAAGATTCCCGCCGAAGCCCTGCGCATCGCCACGCGCTGTTTGCTCGACGGCCTCGGCCTATTCGTCGCCGGATCGGAAGAACATACGGTGCAGTTGCTGGTCGATGAAGCGGCGGAAACCGGCGGACGGCCAGACGCGCTATTGCTCAGCCGCAGCACGACAAAAGTTCCGGCCCCGATCGCTGCGCGCGTGCTCGGCACCGCCGGCCACGCCCATGATTGGGACGATAGCCAAGTAAGCATCGATCCGGCTCACGTCTACGGTCTGCTAACCCATCCGACGATTCCGCCGCTCAGCAGCGCGTTGGTCATGGCGCAGAAACTCGGCAACGTCGACGGCAAAACTTTCATGCTCGCCTTTCTCACCGGCTTCGAAGTGGAATGCAAAATCTCCGAGTGGATGCTGCCGCAACATTATCTGCGCGGCTTTCACTCCAGCGGCACCGTGGGAACTTTCGGCGCATTCGCGGCGGCCGCGAAGCTGCTTAATTTAACCGGCGACAAATTGCGCAGCGGCTTCGGCATCGCCGCCAGTTTCGCCGCCGGCATCCGTTGCAACTTCGGAACGATGACCAAACCGCTCCACGTCGGCCGCGCCGCGGAAAACGGCGTCACCGCCGCGTTGCTCGCCGCGCGCGGCTTCACCGCCGATCCCGACGCCCTCGATGGTCCGTGGGGTTATTTCGCTGTTCAAGGCGGCGGCGTCAGCGCGCAAAAACTTTCCCAAGGATTTGGAACAAGTTGGACGATCGTCGAGCCGGGCGTATCGATCAAACCTTATCCCTGCGGCGTGCTCACGCATCCGACCATCGATCTGATGTTGAAGCTGGTCAGTGAAAATAACGTGAAGCCGGACGACATCGACAGAGTTATTGCATACGCCGGCAGCAACATTCTCAATCCGATCCGCTACCCGATCGCGGCAAACCACCTGCAAGCGAAGTTCTCCCTGCCCGCCGCGCTGGCGATGGTCGCGCTGGCGCGCAAAGCCGGCAAAAAAGAATTTTCCGACGAGTTCGTCGCCACAGCGCCGATGCAAGCGATGCAAAAGCGCATCTCGACTGCGCTCGATCCAGAGATCGAAAAGCTCGGTTTCGACAAAATGCGCTCGCGCATCGAAATCAAATTGAAAAACGGCAAGCAGATCGAAGGCCGAGCCGACGAACGCTACCGCGGCGGCCCGGAAAATCCGCTGAGCGATGGCGACGTGGAAGCGAAGGTGCGCTCTTGCTGCGAAGGCGTCTTGGATGATGAACGACAAACCGGCTTGATCGATACGGGCAAGGCGATTCTGCAATTGCCGAACGCTGGAACGCTGATGGCGCTACTGAATCGCGTACGTCAACCACCCACCAATTAGTAGTGGGATTCATACGACATTGGCACGAAACTCACAGCCGAATTCTCATTCAGTCATTCCCGCGTAGGCGGCATCCACTCTTCAATTCGTAGGGGCGGACGATGCCTGTCCTGAGTCCCTCGAAGGATGTCTACCCTTTTTTCTCAACCCTAGGCCTTCTTAACCGCAGCCTTCAACACCTCCGGCTTCTTGCCGATCTGTTCCCCCTTGGGCAAGAACTCATACTTGAGCATCAGCCGCTTATCCATCGCCGCGTATTTTTTCGCCCAATCGGTTTGGCTCATCGTTCCTCCTAAAAAATCTTCTAGTGATCGTAAGTGTATTTCTCTCGGCAGTCGGCTTTGATCAAGCCGCAAAAAAATTCCCGCACCTCGGGGATGCGCATGAAACGCTCATAGTCATAGTTCGGCCCGTAGCTCGACCAGATTTCGGCACCGGCGTCAATATCCTGCAAAGCGACAAATTCAAAATAGGGCGCCTTGCACAAGCGCTTGATCGCAGCGTTTTGAAAACGGGTATCGATGCCGTTGATCTTGCTCGGCGCGAAGTTGATGCGGCTGACGTTGGCGCCCTGGTCTTTGCTGTCTAAATATTTATACGGATGGGCTTCCTTCTGGGCGCATTCCATCAGCGCGCCGACGTAATGATTGCCGGTGGGAAACTCCGCCAGTAAACGCCCGCCCAGCTCGCCGATCACCTCGTCCTTCTTGATTTTCACCATGGCGAACAGGCCGTTGCCGGAACCTGGAATGCGCGACGGCTTGATCACCGTGCGTTTGTCCAATTCTTTGTTGACCTTGAGCAATTTGCCGGCAATTGTCGGCGCCTGATCCGCGGAGAATGCCGTTCCACCAAGCAGCACCAAGCTGAGCATCGTAATCCGACCCAAAGTTCTCTTAACGACAGTCACAAACATGCAACGGAACCTCCAACAATTTTTTAGTGATAGTAAACAAACTTCTCACGGCAATCGGTCTTGATCAATGCGCAAAAGTAATCGCGCACCTTGGGAATATACATAAACTTAAAATAATCGTAGTTCGGCCCATAGCTGGTCCAAATTTCCGCGCCCGCTTCGATATCTTTGATCGCGATAAAAAGTACATAGGGTCGTTGACAGACTTGCTTGATCGCCGCGTTTTGAAAATGGGTTTCAATCCGGTTGATCTTACTCGGCGCAAAATTGATTTTGCTAACCTTGCTACCCAGATCTTTGCCATCGATAAACCGGTACGGATGAGCCTCTTTCCAAGCGCATTCCGGAATCTCGGCGACGTAGCCATTATCTTTGGGATATTCCTGATCCGTGAAAAGCCGCCCGCCATATTCACCGATGACCGCATCTTTCTTGATCTTGACCGCGGCGAACAAACCATCTCCAGCGCCCGGAATCAGCGACGGCTTGACCACCGTCAAGGCGTCGTATTTTTTGTCGGGAATAATTACTCGCGCCGAATCTCCACCAGCGCCGGCGCACCAGCCCAGCCCGTGGCTGCAAACGATCCATGCCGTCAAGAAAATCGCTTCAACCAATCGTTTCATGTCCACTGAATCGCTAGTCATGCGCCATTGTCGCACTTGCGTTCAAACATCAGGCAAGCTTGAACAGCCGCTTGGCGTTAAGCGCGAAAATATTCGCCTTGTCGCCATCGCTGATCTTCGCCGCTTTGATCTCTTCCAAGGTCGCGCAATGTTCGTAGCTCGGCGGGGTCGAGTAAAACAGACTGCCGAAGATCAATCGCTCTGAGCCCGCCGCCTCGACGAAACTCTTTACATAGGCCGGACCGCGCACATGGGCGGTGTCGAAAATGATGTTCTTGGTCCGTTTGGCGATGTCCAAGGCGAGCTGGCTGTTGGTGTTGGTGGTCAAGGCATCCATCGATACAAAAGTCAGCTCGGGAAATTCCACCGCCAAGCGTTCCAGCCGCCACACGGCTTCGAGATTGGACTCGGCGTTGGTGTGAATCAACGGAACGAGACCAAGCTCACTCACCTTCTTGAGCAACGGCCGCATGAGCGAGTGATCGACGGCGACCCCTTGAAAGCGGCTGTGCCAGACCACGCCGTCGAGATGTAGTTCATGTTTCATCCGTTCGAGCTCGCCAAGCGATCGCGCGCCGTGCAGCGGCTCGACGATACCGCAGGCGACCGGAAAACGTTTGGGATCTCGCGCACGATAGGCGGCAACAACGTCGTTGCAGCGCATGGTGTCTTTAATGCCATCGGCTTGAATATATCCGGTGGCAGCCAAGATCGCCGAAGCGCCAACCCCATTGGCGTCCATGATGCGCACGCGATTGGCGTAATCGCGCTCCTGCCAATCGCTACCTTCCTGCAAGCTGCCGCCAGTCAGCGATCCGAGATGATGATGAATGTCGAAGATTTCCATAGTTGCTCTCCACCTCAGGGTTCGAACGAGTATTCCTCGCTGCAATCGGTCCTTAACAAGCCGCAAAAAAAATCCCGCACCTCGGCAATGTACATGAACTTATCGTAGCTATAATAGGGACCGTAGCTCGCCCAGATTTCCGCCCTCGGCTCGATATCCTTGGTCGCCACGAAAATAAAATAGGGATAGGTGCAAAGCTGATGAATCGCGGCATTTTGAAAATGGGTGTCCAGGCCTTTGATTTTCTTCGGCGCGAAGTTGATGCGGCTGACGTTGCCGCCATAATCCTTGCTGTCGAGAAATTTATACGGGTCGCTTTCTTCCCAGGCGCATTCCGGAATGCTGGCAAGATAAAAATTGCCCACCGGATAATCCTCGGCGGTGACCAACCGTCCGCCCAACTCGCCGATCACTTCGTCCTTCTTGATCGCCACCGCGGCAAAAAGCCCGTTGCCCGAACCGGGGATCGCCGACGGCTTGATCACCGTGCGCTTGTCGAGATCGCGATTGATCTTGAGCGTCGGCACCATTTTGACTGGCTGAACCGGTTCATCGGCGTAGGCGGCGGAATTCAAACAGATCGGGCACAGAGCATAAAAAAGGGCGAGAAACATAGATGCGGGCATCATTGTAGAAAAGCGCGGCTGGCGATCTCCATTTGTTTTGATCTACAATTTAAAAACCATGCGCCAGCGCCATTGTCAAACAAAGCAGTTGTGGCTTTGCTCACGTTAGAAGCCGCGTCGATGAGGGAGTTCGACGAGTGTTAGCCTGCGAGCTTGGGGATTACTGCGCTCGCTGAGAGAGGACGTATCAACGGTCGGTGACTTCGATCAATGTATAAAGCGCCGTGCCGTAGGCGAGCCAAAAACCGATCGCCTGCATCAAACCTTCCGGATCGAGAGCCATCACAATCGACTCCGTATCCTGCGGTGTGAATTTCGGCGTTGGAGCAAATTCACGGCGATCATCACGGCTGTCGTGGACAGTCACTGCACTACAACCGCGCCGATCCCGGCAAATCTTCGCATCGCCTTATTTCACCCGTGCAACGCAAAAGGATAGAAATCGTCAATCTGGCGTCTTCATCATCTGAACTCTAAACCAAACACCGATTCCAAGCCTATGGGCTGGAGTAGTCGCAATGCTTGGCCACTCCCGGGACCGGATCGCCGAACACCCAGTTGGCGCACGAGACTCCGTTGGTGGCGGTCAGAGTATTAAATGTCGATCCCGCCCCGTACCTCACCAGCTTGGTCCCAGTGAATGAGCAAAACTGATTCTCGTTGGCGCAGAACGTCCA from Deltaproteobacteria bacterium encodes:
- a CDS encoding SET domain-containing protein; protein product: MKRLVEAIFLTAWIVCSHGLGWCAGAGGDSARVIIPDKKYDALTVVKPSLIPGAGDGLFAAVKIKKDAVIGEYGGRLFTDQEYPKDNGYVAEIPECAWKEAHPYRFIDGKDLGSKVSKINFAPSKINRIETHFQNAAIKQVCQRPYVLFIAIKDIEAGAEIWTSYGPNYDYFKFMYIPKVRDYFCALIKTDCREKFVYYH
- a CDS encoding MmgE/PrpD family protein, with product MADQNPFAAIPDGLKTTAAAAQFVEEITFAKIPAEALRIATRCLLDGLGLFVAGSEEHTVQLLVDEAAETGGRPDALLLSRSTTKVPAPIAARVLGTAGHAHDWDDSQVSIDPAHVYGLLTHPTIPPLSSALVMAQKLGNVDGKTFMLAFLTGFEVECKISEWMLPQHYLRGFHSSGTVGTFGAFAAAAKLLNLTGDKLRSGFGIAASFAAGIRCNFGTMTKPLHVGRAAENGVTAALLAARGFTADPDALDGPWGYFAVQGGGVSAQKLSQGFGTSWTIVEPGVSIKPYPCGVLTHPTIDLMLKLVSENNVKPDDIDRVIAYAGSNILNPIRYPIAANHLQAKFSLPAALAMVALARKAGKKEFSDEFVATAPMQAMQKRISTALDPEIEKLGFDKMRSRIEIKLKNGKQIEGRADERYRGGPENPLSDGDVEAKVRSCCEGVLDDERQTGLIDTGKAILQLPNAGTLMALLNRVRQPPTN
- a CDS encoding alpha/beta hydrolase — translated: MPIAKVRGIEMNYQILGNSGPWVALSPGGRRDMSGIELLASEVAQHGHRVVIFDRRNTGASQVVIDGNESEYEIWADDVHELLNQLGALPAVVGGSSSGCRTALLFALRHPESVRALLLWRVTGGRFACERLVEEYYGQFITAAKAGGMAAVCDMEHWKERIKARPANRDALMTMNPARFVEVMSRWREYFLSGADLPVIGATEADLRSIKVPACIVPGNDLTHGQKTGETLGGLLPSSEVHVLFPKHYDQPLAPREQWDEKAGAMAELFSDFLKRHAPLRA